From the genome of Blautia hydrogenotrophica DSM 10507:
GCCGCAGTTTCCGATGTGCTGTCCCTTCTTGAAACAGTCTGCCTTCAGCAGAGAGTTCACCGCCGGCATGTTGTATTTTCTCCAGATATCCATCTGCATGTTATTCACCCGATTCACAATCCGATTGCTGATATCCAGATACCGCTGCCACAGGGCCACCATCTGATCGTAGGTCTCAATCTTCTCATTGTGAGCCGGGAAGACTCTCTTTCCAGTTCTCCGGTCTACCCCGTTGGTCAGCACCAGTTCCAGAATCTTCGGCAGAGCGGTAAAATGAATACCCGTTCCGCAGGTGGGAGAGGCCCCTCCCGGAATCATCGTCACTTTTCCATTGTACTCCAAAGGCGAGAAACAACCTGGCGCAGATTCCAGACAGCCGCCCAGACACCAGGCCCTGGCGTCTTCCAGGTTCATGCCCTCCGGCCCGTACTGGCGCATCATAAAGTTCATTCCCGTCTGGTTGTTCATCCAAGCCGGATAACCCAGCCCCAGCTTCGTACACTGCGCCGCCTTCATCAAGAAATCCTCCGGCGTTTTCTCATCATACAGCACACTTAAAGTCGGCTGAGGCGTCTTCGCGCGCATACCCGCTTCCAGAATCAGGTATTCCAACGGCGTCACCGCGCTTCGGCCGTCATAGGACTGCCCGCCCAAGGACAGATTGTTAAAGGTATTGCCGGACAGCACACCGCCGGACACTCCCGCGGAGGCAAAACACTCAATACAGGTGATCTTAATTCTGTACAGTTCCAACAGTTCGATCACTTCCTCGTCAGTGATCTTTCCTTCCTCGATATCCTTCTCATAGAACGGCTGCAATACCTGGCCCAGACGTCCAATAGACTGGCCGGACTGCGGGTCCTCATTGACCACGCCGTAATGCAGACACAGAGTCATCTGCAGCGCTTCCCGGAAGGAAGCCGGACGTTTGTGGGCAATGTTCTCCATCACCTCTGCGATCTCTTCATAGTTTTTCTTAAATTCCGGGTCTCTCTCCCTGGACGCCAGATCTTTGGCCCTTCTCGCATAGTTTTCACACCATTTGCTCAGCCCCTTACAGACTTCCTTCATAGCCGCATAATAGTAGCCGCGGCTCATACCTAAAATTCCGTCGTCCTCAGCCTCGCCCATCACCAGAGCGATTCTGTCGTCGCACATTTTCTGAATCTCATCAAAGCCGTACTGAAGCGGCATATAGTAATTCATAACCTCACGGCCCTGGGGAATCGCGAAGGAATCAAACATGACCACAACGCTGTCCATCACTGCGGAAAACTGATCGTACTCTGGAATCATCTTCGCATATTTTGTGCTGACATCCTCCACGGAGATGCCATCCCAATATTTTGACACCTTCACCAGAACCGGAATATCTTCTTTTCTCATGCCGAACTTCTTCGCAATGGAAATAATCTCCCCATAGCTCTCCGTCACGTTTCCGCCGCCGGCGCCCACGACGCTGACGGAGTCCGCCTCATTCTCCGCCGGAGCGTCCACCTCATTCATCAAAGACTCTGCCAGGCTGTTGAAAAAGCTGGCGCACACCCATGGAAATGGAAAAGCGCCGCGGATATCCTTAGTCTTATTCATGACCAGCTTCTCATAGGGCAGAATCGTCGGCGTAGTATGAGCGTAGCCGCCTGCCACTGCCTTGGCACGGCGAACCTCGATGAGATCTCCGTCATTCTCCCACCAGATACGGTTGTACCAGTACGGCGTCTCCATATCCGCAGTCACCTTCAGGGTGTAGTAGATATCCATCAGCTTCTTAAAGCGATCACTGGCCTCCGGAATATCCTCCTCTTTTGTGTCGTCTGTGTGGAGAGCGGCAATCCCCCTCTTTCTCAGTATCTCTTCCAGTTTCTGTTTGTTGTCCATCAAAAAACCTCCCTTTTCTATTATTCGCAGGACCTAACTATTCCGCCATGCCCTCTTCCTCTAGCTGTTTACCTTTACATTCGCGGCCAAAAATTTTGCTGCCTTCTCCACAGCGATCTCCTGACGGATACGCTGTCCTTCTTCTCCCTGAAGAATCTTATTCACCTGCTCCTTACTCATCAGATACCGGACTGCCAGCTTATGAACCTCGCGGTCATATTCCTCTACCGTGGCTTCCAGATTTTCCGATTGGGCCACTGCCGCCAGCACCATTCTAGCCTGAATCTGTTTTCTCGCCTTCTCCTTCATCTGTTCTAACAGCTCCTGCTCGTTGGTTTTCTTTGTGCGATAGTACCCTTCAATGGAAAGCCCCTGCTGCTGAAGACGCAGCGCATAGGCCTCCATCATCTGAACCGCCCGTGCCGTGACCTCCTCCTCTGAAGTCTGAATTTGGGAACGCTTTACAATTTCCTTCGCCGCCAAATCCTCTTTTGCTTTTCTCTCAGCATTTTCCAGAGACATCCGGTATCTGACGATATTTTCCTCCACCGCATTCTTCCAATCTTCAAAAGGTACCCTCACATGTCTGTACTCTCCCAACTTTACCTTTGGCGTGCTCACTTTGATTCTCTCCTTTCCTCTCACGCATCTTAGTTTCTAATTATAATGAACAAGGCTCCTCAATCACAGTGCACTTTGCACACTTATTCACAGAAAACCCAAAGTAAAAGGAATCTTTCACGCATTAGCGTGACAAGGTCTTTTCTGTTAGAACAAAGTGGGCAAGCCCACTTCAGCTCCCCCATCCCCTCCATCTTTGCGGCGCACAGTCCCACTTTGCGCGCCGCCGCAACACCGCCTTGCGGTGTACTACCTTATTGCGGCGTGCGCATCTTTAGCGGAGCGTTTATGTAATAGGAAAGGGCTTTCACGCATTAGTGTGACAAGGTCTTTCCTGTTACATAAAAAATACCCCTGAAAAACAGAGGTATTCGGAGTTATTTCCTGCTATTGAATTTTTACGGTTCCTGCTCTTCCATGTACCTGCGCACTTCCGAGCAGATCTTTTCCAGCTCCCGGCGGTTTCTGACATAATAACGGCTGCTTCCGACTTCCTTCTCCAAATAGCCTTTTTCCAGAAACTTATTCAGAATATTGTACAGACCTCTCCTACTGATATCCAGCTCTTCACAGAGGCTCAGTGTACTCCTGTACTCAAAAATCTGGTCTTTCCCGGTACGGCTACAGATATGATAGGCCACCAACTCCGCCAGACTGTAAAAGCTTCGGACCAACCGTCCCTTGTACATCTGATAGACACGATTACTGATTTTGCGATAAAACAACTCGCTGAACCCTTTGTCCTTCATCATCGCCTCGTAGACCTTGCTCTCTAAAAACAAAAGATCACAGTCTGTGGCTGCGAAAATATCACAGGCAAAATAGGCTTTCTGTACCCGGCTGATTTTCCCGGTGAAATTATCCGGCCCTAGATTATCCACCAAAATCTTCTTTCCTTCATGGGAGACACATTCCACTCTCATATATCCGCTGACCACATAGAACAGCCCTCCGTCAGCCTTTCCCGCCCGTGAAATGTATTCTCCCGCCTTCACCGTGACTCTCGGAATTCGGTCCAGACGATCTTTGATAAACGGATAAATCTCCAAATCTTTTAAATCCATCCCCGTCCCACCCTTTCTCTAAATCAGAGCTTTTCTTAAGATTATACACAATCCATTCCTGAATGAAAAGCGCAAAACCCGCAAAACAAGCCCGACTGCAACCCCTGGTTGACAAATTTTCAAGCGCGCTTGCTGGTTGTCAACCGCAATCTGTGCTATGATAAGCCCAGAAAACAAGAAGCCCAGAAGGGCAATCTGATATCAGAAGGAAAAACAAATCACTAATAGGCAATAAAAAGAAAGAGAGGTTGCACTCATGCTTCTATCAGAAAAAATTTTAACCTTAAGAAAAAAGAATGGCTGGTCTCAGGAAGAGCTGGCTGAAAAATGCGGAGTATCCAGACAATCCATCTCCAAATGGGAAGGAAATCTATCCACACCGGAATTGAGTAAAATCGTACTGCTCAGTGAGCTTTTTCAGGTATCCACCGACTACTTATTAAAAGAAGACGTACAGCCACAAACCGATACCGACGCTGAGCTTCCCCCTATGGAAGCTCCGTCCCACTCCCTGCGCCAAGTCACACTAGCTGAGGCCACCGCCTTTATTCAGGCACGAGAACAAGCAGCCAAGAAAATGGCTCTGGGAACCGTTCTGTGCATCCTGTCTCCCATCTGCCTCTTTCTCCTGATGGGGATGTCTGACAGCAGTCTTCTTCCCCTCTCCGAAGATATCGGCGCGCTGCTGGGTCTCATCGTCGTTTTGCTGTTTGTCTGTGTGGCTGTCACCCAATTTCTTGGAACTGGCAGCCTCCTGAAGCCTTTTGCGTATCTGGAAAAAGAAGAATTTGACACAGCCTACGGTGTGGATGCTCTGGCACGAGAACAAAAAAGCACCTATGAAGGTACCTATAACCGCTATACCATCATTGGCGTGATTCTCTGTATCACCGCTGTGATTCCGTTGTTCTGCGCCGCTGCTTTCCATGCTTCTGATTTTTTCGTCTTGCTGGGACTTTCTGTTTCACTGCTTATCGTAGCCGTCGCTGTTTATTTATTTGTGGTCTGCAACACGATTCAAAATACCTACTTACAGCTATTGCAGGAAGGAGAGTTTACCAAAAGCTCCAAACGTCATCAAAAACTTTTGGAACCTGTTTCCACGGTTTACTGGCTTGCGGTCACTGCTTTGTATCTGGGTTTCAGCCTAATTACCATGCGCTGGGAGAGTTCCTGGGTGATCTGGCCTGTCGCCGCCATTTTATATGGGGTCATTGTCACCCTCTGCCGGATTCTCCCCAAAAAATCTGAGCAGAACAACCAGAAAAAAACGCTTCTGTAAAAGCAAAACGAACATTATGCCAAAATTTAAAAAAATGCTTACATTTTCATTTATTTTTTGATAGAATACTCAGCGATAAGAAACAAGCTTTGTTGTTTTCCCTGTCCCCTTTACAGGAACAGAGCTTAGATTTCACTTTAAAAAATAAATATCGGCGCTAGATGAAAATGGTAGTGAGATTATATGCTGTAGTCTTAACGAAAGTTATATTACGCATATAGTCTCATTTTTTTATGTGAACTTAGTATTCCGCCCATCAAAAACATATAAGCGCCAAGAAGGAGGACACAATTATGCCGAAAAACAAATTTCAGGACGTTATTTTCACTCTTATTATGGTAGTGGTCATGGTCTACGCAATGGTTATCTATAACATCTCTTTAGATACGGGTAAACTGACCAACCAGGTATTTCTCATGGCTTTCGGAGAATTGCCAATCATGGGAATCGTCGCTTTTTTTCTGGAACTGTTCATTGTCGGACCTCTCGCCAAAAAGCTTGCCTTCCGTCTAGTTCAGCCAGGTATGGACAAAATGATCTTTATCGTTTTAGCCATCTCTGCCATCACCGTCTGCCTGATGTGCCCGCTGATGAGCTTGGCTGCAGCGGTTCTTTTCAAGGGAGGGCTGCAGCCGGAGCTGCTTTCTGTCTGGATTCAAACCGCCGCCTTGAATTTTCCCATGGCGCTGTGCTGGCAAATCTTTTTTGCCGGGCCTTTGGTGAGAGGAATTTTCCGCCGTCTTTTCCCAGAAAAGGAACCAGAAGCTCAAATCTCCTGAAAACACCATCATATCTAATGCTTTATAATAATTCAGAGGCAGGTGCGCTTCATAATAGCTGCACCTGCCCCTATAGAAATCGTTCCGCTTCGCGGTAAAATTCCCCAGTACGGCATACGCACCCGCAGCAGACGTCTTCGTTATCGAAAAAATTCCTCACACCTCATCATGACAAATCGTTCCCTATAACATGAAAACGATAGCTGGTCATCTCTCGATAGGTGTCCCCAGCCCGCAGAATCACAGTTGGGTTTTCTTCCTTATGGATGCTGTCTGGCATATTCTGTGTCTCCACACAGATAGCAGTCCTCTGATCAATGATATCCCCACCCTTGCCCTTGTGAGGTTCCAGGAAATTTGCCGTGTAGATCTGAGCCTGCGGCAAAGTAGTCTCCACGATCATTTCTATTCCGCTTTCTTC
Proteins encoded in this window:
- the hpdB gene encoding 4-hydroxyphenylacetate decarboxylase large subunit, encoding MDNKQKLEEILRKRGIAALHTDDTKEEDIPEASDRFKKLMDIYYTLKVTADMETPYWYNRIWWENDGDLIEVRRAKAVAGGYAHTTPTILPYEKLVMNKTKDIRGAFPFPWVCASFFNSLAESLMNEVDAPAENEADSVSVVGAGGGNVTESYGEIISIAKKFGMRKEDIPVLVKVSKYWDGISVEDVSTKYAKMIPEYDQFSAVMDSVVVMFDSFAIPQGREVMNYYMPLQYGFDEIQKMCDDRIALVMGEAEDDGILGMSRGYYYAAMKEVCKGLSKWCENYARRAKDLASRERDPEFKKNYEEIAEVMENIAHKRPASFREALQMTLCLHYGVVNEDPQSGQSIGRLGQVLQPFYEKDIEEGKITDEEVIELLELYRIKITCIECFASAGVSGGVLSGNTFNNLSLGGQSYDGRSAVTPLEYLILEAGMRAKTPQPTLSVLYDEKTPEDFLMKAAQCTKLGLGYPAWMNNQTGMNFMMRQYGPEGMNLEDARAWCLGGCLESAPGCFSPLEYNGKVTMIPGGASPTCGTGIHFTALPKILELVLTNGVDRRTGKRVFPAHNEKIETYDQMVALWQRYLDISNRIVNRVNNMQMDIWRKYNMPAVNSLLKADCFKKGQHIGNCGARYNACINFESCGTITYINSLASIKKNVFDDQKYTLEEMTDAMVHNFGFKTAYETNVFSPDFRESTPEAAKYAQIFADCVNAPKYGNADPYVDQLLRDYQMYLKDYLPTLKSYYGKPEYLCQISVSTHGPQGFVTLASADGRLAGTTYSDGSVSAAAGTDKNGIYAIFESATVYDHSQNQNAQMNLKLHPSAVKGLSGTRKLLDVVRAYMRKGGFHVQFNVVGSDTLRAAQKKPEAYRDLMVRVAGFTQYWCEIGKPIQDEVIYRTEYDEA
- a CDS encoding Crp/Fnr family transcriptional regulator; protein product: MDLKDLEIYPFIKDRLDRIPRVTVKAGEYISRAGKADGGLFYVVSGYMRVECVSHEGKKILVDNLGPDNFTGKISRVQKAYFACDIFAATDCDLLFLESKVYEAMMKDKGFSELFYRKISNRVYQMYKGRLVRSFYSLAELVAYHICSRTGKDQIFEYRSTLSLCEELDISRRGLYNILNKFLEKGYLEKEVGSSRYYVRNRRELEKICSEVRRYMEEQEP
- a CDS encoding helix-turn-helix domain-containing protein: MLLSEKILTLRKKNGWSQEELAEKCGVSRQSISKWEGNLSTPELSKIVLLSELFQVSTDYLLKEDVQPQTDTDAELPPMEAPSHSLRQVTLAEATAFIQAREQAAKKMALGTVLCILSPICLFLLMGMSDSSLLPLSEDIGALLGLIVVLLFVCVAVTQFLGTGSLLKPFAYLEKEEFDTAYGVDALAREQKSTYEGTYNRYTIIGVILCITAVIPLFCAAAFHASDFFVLLGLSVSLLIVAVAVYLFVVCNTIQNTYLQLLQEGEFTKSSKRHQKLLEPVSTVYWLAVTALYLGFSLITMRWESSWVIWPVAAILYGVIVTLCRILPKKSEQNNQKKTLL
- a CDS encoding DUF2798 domain-containing protein — protein: MPKNKFQDVIFTLIMVVVMVYAMVIYNISLDTGKLTNQVFLMAFGELPIMGIVAFFLELFIVGPLAKKLAFRLVQPGMDKMIFIVLAISAITVCLMCPLMSLAAAVLFKGGLQPELLSVWIQTAALNFPMALCWQIFFAGPLVRGIFRRLFPEKEPEAQIS